The following proteins come from a genomic window of Nicotiana tomentosiformis chromosome 12, ASM39032v3, whole genome shotgun sequence:
- the LOC138902587 gene encoding uncharacterized protein, with translation MEKVKIINERLKIAQSRQKSYSNVRRRDLEFKEDDWVFWKVVGDLSAIVPVETIEVSEELSYEEIPIAILDRQVRKLRNKQITSVKVLWRNQQVEGATWEVENEMKEKYPYLFE, from the exons atggaaaaggttaagatcataaatgAGCGATTGAAaattgctcagagtcgtcaaaaatcctattcgaatgttcgtcgcagagacttagagttcaaggaagaCGATTGGGTGTTCTggaag gtagttggagatctgtctgctattgtgccggttgagaccatcgaggttagtgaagaactgtcatatgaagagatcCCGATTGCTATCCTTGAcagacaggttcgaaagttgaggaacaaacaAATTACATCTGTAAaggtattatggcgaaaccagcaagtcGAAGGAGCAACTTGGGAAgtcgagaatgaaatgaaagagaagtacccttatttatttgaatag